A single region of the Anomaloglossus baeobatrachus isolate aAnoBae1 chromosome 2, aAnoBae1.hap1, whole genome shotgun sequence genome encodes:
- the NR4A1 gene encoding nuclear receptor subfamily 4immunitygroup A member 1 isoform X1: protein MALVTAATAESFVATEMPCIQAQYGSLSQCAGPIDSYVPDILNSEFSKFTMDLVNSEIAASTSLPSFSTFMDGYTGEFDAFLYQIPSSTPQSSPKVEEFQVFGCYPGSFTNQVDETMSSSGSDYYGSPCSIPSPSTPGFQNPQVPTWESSYGAYSPTQSFDSMRPWTDQQKNSIPQSSFFSFGTPSHSPSMAPNLLKMNQGQHRLEQQVLDPDVFALAQSSSVGFPSIPIGQGPVVLDSSVILDSPLSPSKARSPSSNEGRCAVCGDNASCQHYGVRTCEGCKGFFKRTVQKNAKYICLANKDCPVDKRRRNRCQFCRFQKCLAVGMVKEVVRTDSLKGRRGRLPSKPRQVSDSSPVSLINSLVRAHIDTIPNSSNLDYSQYQENVPVLLEKENPVDVQQFYDLLSGSLEVIRKWAEKIQGFAELPKEDQYLLLESSFLELFILRLAYSSKPEEGKLIFCNGMVLHRMQCVRGFGEWIDSIIDFSHSLQRMNIDVPSFSCLSALVIITDRHGLKESKKVEELQSRIINCLKEHVPSSLSEQNRSNCLSKLLGKLPELRTLCTQGLQRIFYLKLEDLVPPPPIVEKIFMDTLPF, encoded by the exons ATGGCTCTGGTGACAGCGGCCACTGCTGAGAGCTTTGTGGCAACAG AAATGCCCTGTATTCAAGCTCAGTATGGAAGTCTGTCTCAGTGTGCAGGCCCCATTGACAGTTATGTTCCAGACATCCTAAACTCTGAGTTCAGTAAGTTCACCATGGACCTTGTTAACAGTGAAATTGCAGCTTCCACTTCATTGCCCAGTTTCAGCACCTTCATGGACGGTTACACCGGAGAATTTGATGCTTTTCTGTACCAAATACCTTCTTCAACACCCCAGTCATCACCGAAGGTGGAGGAGTTTCAAGTGTTCGGTTGTTACCCAGGTTCTTTCACAAATCAGGTGGATGAAACCATGTCATCAAGTGGTTCAGATTATTACGGAAGCCCTTGCTCCATCCCATCTCCATCTACACCAGGTTTCCAGAATCCTCAAGTTCCTACATGGGAGAGCTCTTACGGAGCCTACTCTCCAACTCAGAGTTTCGACAGCATGAGGCCATGGACTGATCAACAGAAAAACAGCATTCCACagtcttcttttttctcttttggAACCCCATCTCACAGCCCAAGCATGGCTCCTAATTTATTAAAGATGAACCAAGGTCAACATAGACTTGAACAGCAGGTTTTGGATCCTGATGTGTTTGCACTAGCACAGAGCTCTTCTGTTGGATTTCCCAGTATCCCTATTGGTCAGGGGCCTGTGGTATTGGATAGCTCAGTTATTTTGGACAGTCCACTATCTCCCTCAAAAGCACGGAGCCCCAGTTCAAATGAGGGGCGCTGTGCTGTCTGCGGAGATAATGCTTCTTGTCAACATTACGGTGTACGAACCTGTGAGGGATGCAAAGGTTTTTTTAAG AGGACTGTACAGAAAAATGCCAAGTACATCTGCTTGGCTAACAAGGACTGTCCCGTGGACAAAAGGCGCAGGAATCGCTGCCAGTTCTGTCGGTTTCAGAAATGCTTAGCAGTGGGAATGGTAAAAGAAG TTGTACGTACAGACAGTTTGAAGGGCAGGAGGGGTCGCCTACCGTCAAAACCAAGACAAGTTTCAGACTCTTCTCCAGTTAGTCTCATCAACTCCCTGGTGAGGGCGCACATAGATACCATCCCCAATTCTAGCAATCTGGATTACTCCCAG TACCAAGAGAATGTCCCCGTTCTGCTGGAGAAGGAGAATCCTGTTGATGTGCAGCAGTTCTACGACCTTCTCTCTGGTTCTTTGGAAGTCATCCGGAAATGGGCAGAGAAAATCCAGGGCTTTGCAGAGCTTCCGAAGGAAGACCAATATCTTCTTCTGGAATCTTCTTTCCTGGAACTCTTCATCCTTCGACTTGCTTACAG CTCGAAACCTGAGGAGGGAAAGCTGATCTTCTGTAATGGCATGGTGCTTCATCGCATGCAGTGTGTCAGAGGGTTTGGCGAGTGGATAGACTCCATCATTGACTTCTCACACAGCCTCCAGCGTATGAACATCGATGTCCCATCATTTTCCTGTCTCTCTGCTCTTGTTATTATCACAG ACAGACATGGCCTGAAAGAATCCAAGAAAGTAGAAGAGCTGCAAAGCAGGATTATCAATTGCCTTAAAGAGCATGTACCATCAAGCCTGAGTGAGCAGAACAGATCTAATTGTCTGTCCAAGTTACTGGGCAAACTTCCTGAGCTTCGCACCTTGTGTACGCAGGGTCTCCAGCGTATTTTTTACCTGAAGTTAGAGGATCTTGTACCACCTCCTCCTATTGTGGAGAAGATATTCATGGACACACTGCCCTTCTAA
- the NR4A1 gene encoding nuclear receptor subfamily 4immunitygroup A member 1 isoform X2, translating into MPCIQAQYGSLSQCAGPIDSYVPDILNSEFSKFTMDLVNSEIAASTSLPSFSTFMDGYTGEFDAFLYQIPSSTPQSSPKVEEFQVFGCYPGSFTNQVDETMSSSGSDYYGSPCSIPSPSTPGFQNPQVPTWESSYGAYSPTQSFDSMRPWTDQQKNSIPQSSFFSFGTPSHSPSMAPNLLKMNQGQHRLEQQVLDPDVFALAQSSSVGFPSIPIGQGPVVLDSSVILDSPLSPSKARSPSSNEGRCAVCGDNASCQHYGVRTCEGCKGFFKRTVQKNAKYICLANKDCPVDKRRRNRCQFCRFQKCLAVGMVKEVVRTDSLKGRRGRLPSKPRQVSDSSPVSLINSLVRAHIDTIPNSSNLDYSQYQENVPVLLEKENPVDVQQFYDLLSGSLEVIRKWAEKIQGFAELPKEDQYLLLESSFLELFILRLAYSSKPEEGKLIFCNGMVLHRMQCVRGFGEWIDSIIDFSHSLQRMNIDVPSFSCLSALVIITDRHGLKESKKVEELQSRIINCLKEHVPSSLSEQNRSNCLSKLLGKLPELRTLCTQGLQRIFYLKLEDLVPPPPIVEKIFMDTLPF; encoded by the exons ATGCCCTGTATTCAAGCTCAGTATGGAAGTCTGTCTCAGTGTGCAGGCCCCATTGACAGTTATGTTCCAGACATCCTAAACTCTGAGTTCAGTAAGTTCACCATGGACCTTGTTAACAGTGAAATTGCAGCTTCCACTTCATTGCCCAGTTTCAGCACCTTCATGGACGGTTACACCGGAGAATTTGATGCTTTTCTGTACCAAATACCTTCTTCAACACCCCAGTCATCACCGAAGGTGGAGGAGTTTCAAGTGTTCGGTTGTTACCCAGGTTCTTTCACAAATCAGGTGGATGAAACCATGTCATCAAGTGGTTCAGATTATTACGGAAGCCCTTGCTCCATCCCATCTCCATCTACACCAGGTTTCCAGAATCCTCAAGTTCCTACATGGGAGAGCTCTTACGGAGCCTACTCTCCAACTCAGAGTTTCGACAGCATGAGGCCATGGACTGATCAACAGAAAAACAGCATTCCACagtcttcttttttctcttttggAACCCCATCTCACAGCCCAAGCATGGCTCCTAATTTATTAAAGATGAACCAAGGTCAACATAGACTTGAACAGCAGGTTTTGGATCCTGATGTGTTTGCACTAGCACAGAGCTCTTCTGTTGGATTTCCCAGTATCCCTATTGGTCAGGGGCCTGTGGTATTGGATAGCTCAGTTATTTTGGACAGTCCACTATCTCCCTCAAAAGCACGGAGCCCCAGTTCAAATGAGGGGCGCTGTGCTGTCTGCGGAGATAATGCTTCTTGTCAACATTACGGTGTACGAACCTGTGAGGGATGCAAAGGTTTTTTTAAG AGGACTGTACAGAAAAATGCCAAGTACATCTGCTTGGCTAACAAGGACTGTCCCGTGGACAAAAGGCGCAGGAATCGCTGCCAGTTCTGTCGGTTTCAGAAATGCTTAGCAGTGGGAATGGTAAAAGAAG TTGTACGTACAGACAGTTTGAAGGGCAGGAGGGGTCGCCTACCGTCAAAACCAAGACAAGTTTCAGACTCTTCTCCAGTTAGTCTCATCAACTCCCTGGTGAGGGCGCACATAGATACCATCCCCAATTCTAGCAATCTGGATTACTCCCAG TACCAAGAGAATGTCCCCGTTCTGCTGGAGAAGGAGAATCCTGTTGATGTGCAGCAGTTCTACGACCTTCTCTCTGGTTCTTTGGAAGTCATCCGGAAATGGGCAGAGAAAATCCAGGGCTTTGCAGAGCTTCCGAAGGAAGACCAATATCTTCTTCTGGAATCTTCTTTCCTGGAACTCTTCATCCTTCGACTTGCTTACAG CTCGAAACCTGAGGAGGGAAAGCTGATCTTCTGTAATGGCATGGTGCTTCATCGCATGCAGTGTGTCAGAGGGTTTGGCGAGTGGATAGACTCCATCATTGACTTCTCACACAGCCTCCAGCGTATGAACATCGATGTCCCATCATTTTCCTGTCTCTCTGCTCTTGTTATTATCACAG ACAGACATGGCCTGAAAGAATCCAAGAAAGTAGAAGAGCTGCAAAGCAGGATTATCAATTGCCTTAAAGAGCATGTACCATCAAGCCTGAGTGAGCAGAACAGATCTAATTGTCTGTCCAAGTTACTGGGCAAACTTCCTGAGCTTCGCACCTTGTGTACGCAGGGTCTCCAGCGTATTTTTTACCTGAAGTTAGAGGATCTTGTACCACCTCCTCCTATTGTGGAGAAGATATTCATGGACACACTGCCCTTCTAA